The proteins below are encoded in one region of Rhizobium sp. 9140:
- a CDS encoding RcnB family protein — MKRFIITLLATSFLAAPGAFAAPQDRNDGFRGRKVERHSTTTIKKTVVRKNRWTRGHRLSPAERRRTAEVRDYRRYRLNAPPRGQRWVKVDNDFLLISVATGVIVGLASSR, encoded by the coding sequence ATGAAGCGTTTTATCATCACCCTTCTCGCCACATCCTTCTTGGCCGCGCCGGGCGCCTTTGCTGCGCCGCAGGACCGGAATGACGGGTTCCGGGGCCGGAAGGTCGAGCGGCATTCGACCACGACGATCAAAAAGACGGTCGTGCGCAAGAACCGCTGGACGCGCGGCCACCGCCTGTCGCCTGCCGAGCGCCGCCGCACCGCCGAGGTCCGCGACTACCGCCGCTACCGCCTGAACGCTCCGCCGCGTGGCCAGCGCTGGGTCAAGGTCGATAACGACTTCCTGCTCATCAGCGTTGCCACAGGCGTCATCGTCGGCCTCGCCTCTAGCCGGTAA
- the znuA gene encoding zinc ABC transporter substrate-binding protein ZnuA yields MSPRASLILAATAFLAAGTAHAQTPDVVVSIKPIHSLVASIMAGVGEPKLIVEGAASPHTYNMKPSNASALQKANVVFWMGEGMEHFLEKPLETLGSKATIVALEEAPGVEKLPQREGGPFEPHDDGDEAEDAHGHDAADAHDAKHAHDDGEFDMHSWLDPRNAKAMAAEIETVLAKADPEHAATYRTNRETLDARIDALDLAIAATVAPIKDRPFIVFHDAYQYFENRYGVTVAGSITVSPETAPGAQRLKEIHAKIETLGATCVFAEPQFEPKLVNVVLEGTTARSGTLDPEAGTLTAGPDLYFQLMNGVAQSLASCLSQQG; encoded by the coding sequence ATGTCCCCTCGCGCCTCGCTGATCCTCGCCGCCACCGCATTCCTCGCAGCCGGCACGGCCCACGCCCAGACACCCGATGTGGTGGTCTCCATCAAGCCGATCCACTCGCTCGTCGCCTCCATCATGGCCGGCGTCGGCGAGCCGAAGCTGATCGTGGAAGGCGCCGCCTCCCCCCACACCTACAACATGAAGCCGTCCAATGCCTCGGCGCTCCAGAAGGCGAATGTCGTCTTCTGGATGGGCGAAGGCATGGAGCATTTTCTGGAAAAGCCGCTGGAAACGCTGGGCTCCAAGGCCACCATCGTCGCGCTCGAAGAAGCGCCGGGCGTCGAAAAGCTGCCCCAGCGCGAAGGCGGCCCGTTCGAGCCGCATGACGATGGCGACGAGGCCGAGGACGCTCATGGCCATGACGCCGCCGACGCTCATGACGCCAAGCATGCTCATGACGACGGGGAGTTCGACATGCATTCCTGGCTCGATCCGCGCAACGCCAAGGCCATGGCCGCCGAGATCGAAACAGTGCTGGCGAAGGCCGATCCCGAACATGCCGCAACCTACCGCACCAACCGCGAGACCCTCGACGCCCGCATCGACGCCCTGGATCTCGCGATTGCCGCCACGGTCGCCCCGATCAAGGATCGCCCCTTCATCGTCTTCCACGATGCCTACCAGTATTTCGAAAACCGCTACGGCGTCACGGTTGCCGGCTCGATCACCGTTAGCCCGGAGACCGCTCCCGGCGCCCAGCGCCTGAAAGAAATCCACGCCAAGATCGAAACGCTCGGCGCCACCTGCGTCTTCGCCGAGCCCCAGTTCGAGCCGAAGCTGGTCAACGTCGTTCTGGAAGGCACGACGGCCAGATCCGGTACGCTGGACCCCGAAGCCGGCACGCTGACCGCCGGCCCGGACCTCTACTTCCAGCTGATGAACGGCGTCGCCCAGTCACTGGCAAGCTGCCTGTCCCAGCAGGGCTGA
- a CDS encoding ATP-binding cassette domain-containing protein — protein sequence MSETDIHPHTAPAISRTGAPARAANEALVTLREVGIRRSGRWLVRGVDFSVSRGEIVTLIGPNGSGKSTTAKTAIGVMKPDEGRVEKIGGLKVGYVPQKLSIDWTLPLTVERLMTLTGPLKSAEIAEALSSTGILHLARAEVQHLSGGEFQRALLARAIARRPDLLVLDEPVQGVDFSGEIALYDLIKTIRNRTGCGILLISHDLHVVMAETDTVICLNGHVCCRGTPQAVSQSPEYQRLFGVKAAQTLAVYNHDHDHTHLPDGRVLHADGSLTDHCHPDDGHHRDDHHGDDTAVQDHVHDDTCGCGHSQIRLKRLEPGKRDRA from the coding sequence ATGTCCGAAACCGACATTCATCCGCACACCGCGCCTGCAATATCCCGCACGGGTGCGCCCGCGCGCGCCGCGAACGAGGCGCTCGTGACGCTGCGGGAGGTGGGTATTCGCCGGAGCGGGCGGTGGCTGGTGCGGGGCGTCGATTTTTCCGTCTCGCGTGGCGAGATCGTGACGCTGATCGGGCCGAACGGCTCGGGAAAATCCACGACCGCGAAAACCGCCATCGGCGTGATGAAGCCGGACGAGGGGCGCGTGGAAAAGATCGGCGGCCTGAAGGTCGGCTATGTCCCGCAGAAACTTTCCATCGACTGGACGCTGCCGCTGACCGTGGAGCGTCTGATGACGCTGACCGGGCCGCTGAAAAGCGCCGAGATCGCCGAGGCGCTGTCGTCCACCGGCATCCTGCATCTGGCGCGGGCCGAGGTCCAGCATCTCTCCGGCGGCGAGTTCCAGCGGGCGCTGTTGGCGCGGGCGATCGCCCGCCGGCCGGACCTGCTGGTGCTGGACGAGCCGGTTCAGGGCGTGGATTTCTCCGGCGAGATCGCGCTTTACGATCTGATCAAGACCATTCGCAACCGGACCGGCTGCGGCATTCTGCTGATTTCGCACGACCTGCATGTCGTGATGGCGGAAACGGATACGGTGATCTGCCTCAACGGGCATGTCTGCTGCCGCGGTACGCCGCAGGCGGTGAGCCAGAGTCCCGAATATCAGCGCCTGTTCGGCGTGAAGGCTGCACAAACTCTTGCTGTCTACAATCACGATCATGATCACACCCATCTGCCCGACGGCCGCGTCCTGCATGCGGACGGAAGCCTGACGGACCATTGCCATCCGGATGACGGCCATCACAGGGACGACCATCACGGGGATGATACGGCCGTTCAGGACCACGTGCATGACGATACCTGCGGATGCGGCCACAGCCAGATCCGCCTGAAGCGGCTCGAACCGGGGAAGCGCGACCGTGCTTGA
- a CDS encoding TRAP transporter small permease subunit yields the protein MTPLLGLSRLIDATTEFIGKSVTWLILVAVLVSAGNAVIRKAFNMSSNAWLEAQWYLFGAAFMLAAAYTLKQNEHIRIDVVYGNFSRRVQHWIDLLGHLLFLMPFVLVMIVYLIPYVRMSYVSGEMSSSAGGLILWPAKAILLAGFILLAFQGVSEIVKKIAIMRGIIDDPAPYVPTHAPLEIVPSTIDPEARP from the coding sequence ATGACACCATTGCTGGGCCTCAGCCGCCTGATCGACGCGACGACGGAGTTCATCGGCAAGTCCGTGACGTGGCTGATCCTCGTCGCCGTGCTCGTCAGTGCCGGCAACGCGGTCATCCGCAAAGCCTTCAACATGTCTTCGAACGCCTGGCTCGAAGCGCAATGGTACCTCTTCGGCGCCGCCTTCATGCTGGCCGCCGCCTACACGCTGAAGCAGAACGAGCACATCCGCATCGACGTCGTCTACGGCAATTTCTCGCGCCGGGTGCAGCACTGGATCGACCTGCTCGGCCACCTCCTGTTCCTGATGCCCTTCGTGCTCGTGATGATCGTCTATCTCATCCCCTATGTCCGCATGAGCTACGTCTCCGGTGAAATGTCCTCCAGCGCCGGCGGTCTCATCCTCTGGCCGGCAAAGGCCATCCTGCTCGCGGGCTTCATCCTGCTGGCCTTTCAGGGCGTATCCGAGATCGTCAAGAAAATCGCCATCATGCGCGGCATCATCGACGACCCCGCGCCCTATGTGCCGACACATGCGCCGCTCGAAATAGTGCCGTCGACCATCGACCCGGAGGCGCGCCCGTGA
- a CDS encoding O-linked N-acetylglucosamine transferase, SPINDLY family protein: protein MTGRLANATRAYESGDYIAALTLLSSMVDDGADAGVLTLLGRTFQKLGLEKDALDLFGRAVDLDPTPEALERAAASAVVAGDDARALLYGMRLFVLQSNNATVAALVASAFIRSGDAQSAHLVRAALVESDDPAHIHLAANLYAGEDRDPAVLTVFRKLANLKTDDPYAQATYMAIARDFCDYKALADLESRWEKASWDTATSTPPLLQGETPYANLLHCDNERLNRLATNGTPTRNRSKPTFAARPRMSRKRSTQPLRIGYLSSDFWSGHATMRLLQAVLTLHDRNRFDVTLYCHTHDQFTTAETSDRTRWGRIVPIHAMSDGQAAQTIRADGIDILVDLKGSTAGNRNTILNENVAPVQVSWLGFPGSNTNIDCDYVIGDPIVTPPSSAPFYHERICRLPETYQPNDPFHRALPPPTSRAELGLPEGRFVFAAFNVTRKMTIETIDIWADILRQVPDALLWVLVDGSVARENFARAMAARGVAETQIVFAGKAHYESHIARLQAADLGLDTFPYNGHTTTSDQLWAGLPVITLRGRNFASRVSESLLTAIGLPDLVLADKQALIDRAVALARHPEEIGHLKQRLIGNRDSAPLFDAERFCLHLEAAYERMAERARLRLPPASFDVPALPERKGRFR, encoded by the coding sequence ATGACGGGACGATTGGCGAACGCGACCAGAGCTTACGAGAGCGGCGACTACATCGCCGCTCTCACGCTTTTGAGCAGCATGGTCGATGACGGCGCGGATGCCGGCGTGCTGACGCTTCTCGGCCGGACCTTCCAGAAGCTCGGCCTGGAAAAGGACGCGCTTGATCTCTTCGGTCGCGCCGTCGATCTCGATCCGACGCCCGAAGCCTTGGAGCGCGCCGCCGCCTCAGCCGTCGTCGCCGGGGACGATGCACGAGCCTTGCTCTATGGAATGCGGCTCTTCGTGCTCCAGTCCAACAACGCGACTGTCGCGGCGCTCGTCGCCTCAGCCTTCATCCGCTCCGGCGATGCCCAATCAGCGCACCTCGTCCGGGCGGCTCTGGTCGAGAGCGACGACCCCGCCCACATCCATCTCGCCGCAAACCTCTATGCGGGCGAAGACCGCGACCCCGCCGTGCTCACCGTCTTTCGCAAGCTGGCGAACCTGAAGACCGACGATCCCTATGCGCAGGCAACCTATATGGCGATCGCGCGGGACTTTTGCGATTATAAAGCCCTGGCCGATCTGGAAAGCCGGTGGGAGAAGGCCTCCTGGGACACGGCAACCTCGACACCGCCGCTCCTCCAGGGCGAAACGCCCTATGCCAACCTGCTCCATTGCGACAACGAACGCCTGAACCGTCTCGCGACCAACGGCACCCCGACCCGCAACCGCTCGAAACCCACCTTCGCCGCCCGCCCCCGCATGAGCCGGAAACGCAGCACGCAACCGCTGCGGATCGGCTACCTCTCCAGCGACTTCTGGAGCGGCCACGCCACCATGCGCCTGCTGCAGGCCGTCCTCACCCTGCACGACCGCAACCGCTTCGATGTCACGCTCTACTGCCATACGCACGACCAATTCACGACCGCCGAGACCTCTGATCGCACGCGCTGGGGCCGCATCGTCCCCATCCATGCCATGAGCGACGGGCAGGCTGCGCAGACAATCCGCGCCGACGGCATCGACATTCTCGTCGATCTTAAGGGTTCGACCGCCGGCAACCGGAACACCATCCTCAATGAAAACGTGGCGCCCGTGCAGGTGTCCTGGCTCGGCTTTCCCGGCAGCAACACCAACATTGACTGCGATTACGTCATCGGCGACCCGATCGTCACGCCGCCCTCGTCCGCCCCCTTCTACCACGAACGCATCTGCCGCCTTCCCGAAACCTACCAGCCGAACGACCCGTTCCACCGCGCCCTTCCGCCGCCAACGTCCCGCGCCGAACTCGGCCTTCCCGAAGGCCGCTTCGTCTTCGCCGCCTTCAACGTGACCCGGAAGATGACGATCGAGACGATCGACATCTGGGCCGACATCCTTCGCCAGGTACCGGACGCCCTCCTTTGGGTCCTCGTCGATGGCAGTGTCGCACGCGAAAATTTCGCCCGGGCCATGGCGGCGCGGGGCGTTGCGGAAACGCAGATCGTCTTTGCAGGAAAGGCGCATTACGAGAGCCATATCGCCCGGCTGCAGGCCGCCGACCTCGGTCTCGACACCTTTCCCTATAACGGGCACACGACGACATCCGACCAGCTCTGGGCGGGTCTTCCGGTCATCACCCTGCGGGGAAGAAATTTCGCGTCGCGGGTCTCCGAAAGCCTGCTGACGGCGATTGGCCTGCCCGACCTCGTCCTCGCGGACAAACAGGCCTTGATCGATCGCGCGGTCGCCCTCGCAAGGCATCCGGAAGAGATTGGGCACCTCAAGCAGCGGCTGATCGGGAACCGGGACTCCGCGCCCTTGTTCGACGCCGAGCGATTCTGTCTCCACCTCGAAGCCGCCTATGAGAGAATGGCCGAGAGGGCGAGACTGAGGCTGCCGCCGGCATCGTTCGATGTGCCGGCGCTGCCCGAACGGAAGGGGCGTTTTCGTTGA
- a CDS encoding iron chelate uptake ABC transporter family permease subunit: MLDDFFIRALIAGVGLAMTVGPLGCFVVWRRMAYFGDTMAHSALLGVALSLLLDLNLMVSVFIVAAMVSLLLLALQKRGGLSTDALLGILSHSSLSIGLVIVAFMTWVRIDLVGFLFGDILAVSEADIDIVWGGGILVLMALVMLWRPLLAATVNPEIAEAEGLHPERSRLFFMLLMALVIAIAMKIVGILLITSLLIIPAATARRFSASPEIMAVFASLIGAVAVVGGLFGSLHFDTPSGPSIVVAAVVIFVLSLLPIGRRGPDGTPFSPPGGHH, encoded by the coding sequence GTGCTTGACGATTTCTTCATCCGCGCCCTCATTGCCGGCGTCGGTCTGGCCATGACCGTCGGGCCGCTCGGCTGCTTCGTGGTCTGGCGCCGCATGGCCTATTTCGGCGACACCATGGCGCATTCCGCGCTGCTCGGTGTCGCGCTCTCCCTGCTGCTCGACCTGAACCTGATGGTCAGCGTGTTCATCGTCGCGGCGATGGTGTCGCTGCTGCTGCTGGCACTGCAGAAGCGCGGCGGGCTTTCGACCGATGCGCTGCTCGGGATTCTCTCGCATTCCTCGCTGTCGATCGGCCTCGTCATCGTCGCCTTCATGACCTGGGTGCGGATCGACCTCGTCGGGTTCCTGTTCGGCGATATTCTCGCCGTATCAGAGGCCGATATCGACATCGTCTGGGGCGGGGGCATTCTCGTGCTGATGGCTCTGGTCATGCTGTGGCGGCCGCTGCTCGCCGCAACCGTCAATCCGGAGATCGCGGAGGCCGAGGGCCTGCATCCGGAGCGGTCGCGGCTGTTCTTCATGCTCCTGATGGCGCTCGTCATCGCCATCGCCATGAAGATCGTCGGCATTCTGCTGATCACCTCGCTGCTGATCATTCCCGCCGCCACGGCCCGCCGCTTTTCGGCCTCGCCCGAGATCATGGCGGTGTTCGCCTCGCTGATCGGTGCGGTGGCGGTGGTCGGCGGGTTGTTCGGCTCACTGCATTTCGATACGCCGTCCGGCCCGTCCATCGTGGTCGCCGCCGTCGTCATCTTCGTCCTCAGCCTGTTGCCGATCGGCCGGCGCGGGCCGGACGGTACGCCGTTTTCACCGCCGGGAGGACATCACTGA
- a CDS encoding Fur family transcriptional regulator — MEPRKLTRNQALVLETLTHAEAPLSAYTILDKLRDHGFRAPLQVYRALEKLTEFGIVHRLESLNAFVACTHPHDHGPDKAVIAFAICEDCGQVSEISDPEIEDRLALLASKQQFRTEKTTIEMRGHCGNCTA, encoded by the coding sequence ATGGAGCCACGCAAGCTGACCCGCAACCAGGCGCTCGTTCTGGAAACGCTGACCCATGCCGAGGCGCCGCTCAGCGCCTATACGATCCTCGACAAGCTGCGCGACCACGGGTTTCGGGCGCCGCTGCAGGTCTACCGGGCGCTGGAGAAGCTGACCGAATTCGGCATCGTTCACCGGCTGGAGAGCCTCAACGCCTTCGTCGCCTGCACCCATCCGCATGATCACGGGCCTGACAAGGCCGTGATCGCGTTTGCGATCTGCGAGGATTGCGGGCAGGTGAGCGAGATCAGCGATCCCGAGATCGAGGACCGGCTGGCTCTGCTCGCGAGCAAGCAGCAGTTCAGGACTGAAAAGACGACGATCGAGATGCGCGGGCATTGCGGAAATTGCACGGCCTGA